The DNA segment ACCCGCACTCGTAGCTTACCCCCAACCCGTTCACATTTGACTAAAACACCACTGTCGGGATTCGTTGTTACCTCTAACCCACTGGCTGCACCTGTTGTGGTTCCACGGAATTTTAAATCTTCGCGATCGCGGGTTTGGGTTTGATAAGATTGATCCCGCATTTCTTTGCGAATTGCCCGGTCAAATCGTCGATTTTCTAAACATTGGGCATAGTAGTCCAGTTGGGCTATTTCTTCGGCAATGTCAAAGAATTCATCTAATGTCTTGCGTTTGAGTTCCTCGATCGTTTCCCGCAGCTTAACCACTGCTTGTTGAAAGTCTCCTTTGTCCGCCAGGGAAACGGCTTCATCTTTTAATTTAGCAATTCTTAACTGAGAGGTTTGTTCCAAGACTTGCGGATCAGGCTGGATGTTTTTGGCTTCTGCTTCTGAACCGACGGTTAAGGTAATGGAAAACTGATTGCTAATGTCTTGGATACTGCCTTCGACAATGGTTTGATAGTCATAGGTCACAGTAGCAATCGTCGTCATTCCGGATTGCGATCGCGGCGATACGGTTAAGGGAATTGCTAAGGGCTTTTGTTCAACGCCATACACATCCCCCAAGACAACCTCTATCGTATTACCTACCTGGGAAAACCGATAGTTATTAAGAATCTCACCAACCTTAACAAATTCTTCCGGTTGTAGCCTCACCCTGAGATTTTGCGCCACAACCGAGACTAAACTTTCCATCTCAATTTCAAACACTTGGGAGGCGTCATCAGGAGACTGAATAAAGTAGAAATTTCCTCGGGCGGCATTTGCCATGTTAATCAGCAAATCTTCGTTAAAATAATTACCAAACCCTAAAGTTGTGGTGACAATATCCGCTTCTGCTTTTTCTAAGGCTGTTTTCGTCAGCACTTGCGGATCTTTAATCCCATAATTTGCCAATCCATCGGTTAAAAGTAAGACGCGATTAATTCGTTCCGGACTTTGGTTAGCTTGAACTTGACTACATCCCAACAACCATCCGCCACTTAAATTGGTGCAGCCTCTGGCGCGAATTTTACCAATTTTTGCTTTAAGGGCGGCTTGATCACCAACTAATTGTGGGGGAATAATCACCTCGGCGGTGTCATCATAAATCACCACCGAAACAAAATCATCAGCGGTGAGATAATCAATCAGATTTTGGGCGGCTTGAATGGCATATCGTAGGGGAGCTCCCGCCATTGAACCCGAACGATCTAGGACTAAGCTGAGATTCAGCGGACGACGCGAGGATGTCTGCTGACTCGACTCTGATCCCTGAAAGGTAATCAGTAAGTCTACCGTCGAGGGACTGTCTGCGGCAATTAACGATTGACTTAGGGTGTAGCTGGCTTTCATGTACGAACTTGAACTCTTGGGTATAACGTAGTGCACTATCCACTTAGGCTGGTCAGGTAGGGGCTAAATTCCAAGCCTCCGGAACCTATAGCCGTGGGGTTCCTGACATCCACAGGTTAGCACTCAGGGTTTAGATGGGATTATTTCATTTTAGTTTAACTAAAGAGAAATAAGATGTCAGGTCTTGGAGACGTTCCCTGGAAACGTCTCTACCGTTGTTAATCGTCGTCATCGTCATAAACGAAATCGGGCGGCGGTGGAATATCGGGAACCAGTTCAATCGTCATTCCTTGTTCAAACATGCAAGAATCTATATCCTCTTCGTCTAAGATTACCTGCCGATGCGCCCAAGCTAAACCTTGATTGGGAAGTTTTATTTCTATCCAGCCGCCTTTGGTTTGTTTGCCTGTGATCGGGACTTGTTCTCTAGTTAAATAGGTAATCACATTATCGCGAAATGATGCGGGATCAGAACGAACANNNNNNNNNNNNNNNNNNNNNNNNNNNNNNNNNNNNNNNNNNNNNNNNNNNNNNNNNNNNNNNNNNNNNNNNNNNNNNNNNNNNNNNNNNNNNNNNNNNNNNNNNNNNNNNNNNNNNNNNNNNNNNNNNNNNNNNNNNNNNNNNNNNNNNNNNNNNNNNNNNNNNNNNNNNNNNNNNNNNNNNNNNNNNNNNNNNNNNNNNNNNNNNNNNNNNNNNNNNNNNNNNNNNNNNNNNNNNNCCACCAATTCCTGCCCAAAGGAGGAGTTTATTGGAGGATTTAGAAACGGTGGGTTCAGGATTTAAGAAATTGCTAAGATTTGATGATACTTGGACGCCAGAAGTCGGTTCGGTTTCCGGTTCCTCTGGCGTTTGCATATACCATTCGGGGATAGAATTGGGTTTTAATGGGAGTCGATCGGGTTGATTGCCATTGGATGCCGTTGATTCTTGGGTTTGTTCAGGATTAATCGAGTCAAAGGTGGATGAGGGCGCGATCGCACTCTCCTGTTGTGGCGATGGAACCTCTGGCGGTGTGGAGGCGGAGACGGGTGGTGCTGGGGAATCAACGGGTTGATTGGGTGGGAAAGTATCTTCTAGTTGGGGTGATTCCTCTGTCGGCGTGGATGGCGGGATAGGGGGTGCTGGGGAATCAACGGGTTGAGTCGGTGGGAGACTCTCCTCGGCTGGAGGTGACACCTCCCCAGGTGCAGAAGCTGAAACAGTGGGTTCTGTAGGCTCAACTGATTGGGGTGACACCTCCATGGGTGTGGATACGTCGGTGGTTTCTTCTTGATCTCGTTGATCTCGAATGAGTGAAACAGAACGCCGACTTAGAGATTCTCTAATCTCTGTTCCTCCTGTTCTCTCGACGTCCCGATTACTATCGGGATTCGACTGGGACGTTTGGCGGGATTGCTTTTGGTATAGAATTATTTGTTCGGTGTCTTTAATATCTTGATCTTTCAATCCTAAAGACTGTTGCAAATCTTTTAAGAGTTTACGAGACTTGGGGTTGAGTGAATTATCGGCTCGGAAAACTTCCCGAAACGCTTTTTTATATCGCTGTAATTTTTCCTGATACTCGCGATAGGGAGTTAAAACTTGGGCTTCTATTGCCGCACAATCGGCTGGAGTGAGATGTAGACTTTGGGCTAATGTATCCAGAGCCGAACGACCGCCAACAGAAATTTCACCCCCTCTGATCCAGCGCTGTGCTTCTTTACGATACTTCAATGTGAGGCGATTCAGGGGAACTTGACTCAGTGCGATCGCTTGGTAAGGTTCGCTAGCATATAATCTAGGTTTTAAAGCGGGAGCAACGATTTTAAGCTGCTGAGAAACATAGTCATGAAGTTCCTTGACACAAATCCAATCATCATGATTGCGATCGGCGAGTCCTGTTGCTAGTCCTTCGATTAAGTAACGAGTGTAATCCGAGGGTTGAGATTGCTCGGATTGGTTGAAATAGGGTATGGAACTAAAACAACTCAGAAGCGCCCATTTCTCACCCGTCATTTGTTGTTTTAACCCAACCTGATTATAGTCGTTTGCCGTTATTTCCCAATCCAAAATATTGCTACAGTAACCGTCGATAATCACAATATTCTGCGGACAGGGACTGTTGCTAAGTAGATCTTGGATTAAACCAGCGGGAACAACGGTTGCCTTGACTAATTCTTTTAGGGAATTGTCATCAGTCATGCGAGTGGCGGTGATGCCAGTTCCTAAATATACGGTATCATTATAATCTTGGATACATTGACCTGAGAAAAACAACAACACGACATCTTCCTCGTCACGCTTACTCAATAGCGTTTCGATGGTTTCCCGCATCACGGGAGGATTCGGATTAATCAGCGTTTCTATCTCGTCAAAAGAATACTGCAAAACACGTTGCATCGCTTCAACAGCGTTAACGGCTCCGGGTACGGGGTGAAAACCATAGCCGTACTCACTTACCCCAATCAGCAATGCTATTTTCACAACTGGTGATTCCCTAGACTGCTACAACGTTTCGTGCTGCCTAAATTACTCCCATCAAGATTTTTTCCGGCAATTGGTGACCCTAAGTTTGGATTCACTAGTCCCACTAAGCGGTTATACATTTTATCTGCTATAGTTATGGGTTTTGTCCGTTTTTGCGGAATCAACTGACCCCGTCCTTACACTGCAAACAGCCAGGATGTCAAGACAGACATTGAAATGTGTGTTAGCTTAGACTCTTGATGGTTGTCGTTGAGTACACCCTCTTTAAACCTTTACTTCTGTTATATCCGGATAGACAGGCAGGTATCTACCGAAAGGCTAATTTTTTTGGTCTATTTACAAACCTATACATTGATCGTAAACTATATTTTTATTTGTGGCTACCATCGCTTTTTTTCTTGTGACTAGAGTTTGTGGCAATTTGATAGCTAAGATAATATCCCCCTAAAGTATTGAGCCAAAGGTTATTGGTTTTCTGTGGTTTACCCAATATCCAGGGACGGGGTATCTTATTTTAAACTCATAAAATTCACCCGATTGGAACTCTACAGCAACAAAAAAAAACAGACAATGCCTCTATTAATTTGTAGTCAGAGTGTAATTAACACAACCCCAAAAATCATAATTGCTGCGCCAAGTGACCGTTCTTTTATACCTTTTTCTTGAAAAATTAAATGCCCCATGAGTACACTAAGTAAGGCGCTCATACGCTTGACCGAAATGACATGAGCTACCAGTGTCATATCAATCGCCTGCATTTGGAAGAGGACGGCTGCACCGTGAAAGAGTCCAATAGGTACCAAGGAGATGAAATTTTGGCGGATTTGGGTTAAGCGATCATAAGCCTTATACAACATGATTGGTGTCATCGCTGTTGCAATAAACGAATAATTCGCGATCGCCCAAAAAGTTGGTGAGGAATTTTGCACCCCAACCTTGTCAACGTTAGAGGTGATACTCCAAATAAATGCCACCAGGATCATCAGCTTCGGTCCCTTTTCCCGGAACAGAGATTTGAAAGGAGCCAAGTAACCCTGCTTTTTTTCCTTCAAGTTCAAAATATAAGAACCGGCGACAATCAAAACCATGCCGATGGCATCCATGATTGTCGGATATTCTTGAACAATCAGCGGAGAGGTGACTAATAAAAACAGGGGAGTAAACGTAATTAAAGGAACTGTGATCGATAAATCAGATACCTTGATCGCCTTAATATATAAAATCATCGAAATCACATTGAGACTGCCGCCAACGAGCAAGGCAAGTCCAAACCGATTTCCCAGTTCAGGGGTGTTAATAAAAAATAAAAGAGGCAGCAATAAGGGAAGTGTGAAGACAATTAACGACCACGAGACAATATAAACATTAATGGTTTTTAAACCATGTTTACTGGTGACATCCTTGAGCGATTCAAAAACAGCGGTTAGGGTAGCAAATATAAACCAAGTCATCGACAATTTAAGTGTAATGGCACTGAAATAAGCATTTTTAGATCGACGAAACCTGAATATATCGTAGGGTGGGCATTGCCCACCAGCATAGCAGTCAGTGCCATTCAATTTAAGTGTCTTGAAGATTGACAATCTATGAAACTCGTCATTTTTGATGGGAGCATCCCAATTTGGCGCGTTAGCTGGTTTCAGGCTTCGCCCTTCCGAAAGTGACAGAAGAGCGATAATAAGGCAGTAAACCCCTGGAAGTTGGAAGAGAAGTTGGTTGGACTGGCATACGCCCCTCCATTTACTTTCCAGATCATCGTAGCCCCGGACTTTCAAGGAGTCATGGGCTTTCCATTAATTTCTGCGTTTCTGGATGAACTTGAATGCTTTGTGTTTCAAGCTGTTCTCGTAGATATCCATCAGAAATAATCACCTCATCCCAATAGCTTGAGTATTCAACGAAGCTTTCTCCCCAAACGTCACGAACTATTGGGTCAAGAACTTCAAAGGCAAATTTCAAGGTCTCGGTAGAAGCATCAAAAGCTGGAGCGGCAAAATGGACAATCATGTTTCGCAATTGACCAAACTCCTGATATTTATCCAATTGCTTGATTCTATATCCTGTTGAAGCCCAAAGAACTTCTGGTAGCTCCGAGTACATCAATGTCCGACCATGCTTAAAAAGCTCCTTAATACTCAACATACCAGTGGTAGTACTAGATTTAGGATAAGACTTAAAGATTAAAAGCGGGTGCTCTTCGGCAATTCGTGCTTTTAAGATTATTTCTGCTCCATGCGCTGCATGAACTACTGACAAAACATGGGAAAATGGACTCATCATCTCACTAAAAGTGGCATCATATACAGCCCTACCAATCACATGAAATCCAAATTCTTTCATATGTTTTGAAACTTGTTTCGTCTCAGGATGCATGGAACCTACTCTAATAAAGTCAATATGCTTGATAGTCGAACCTTCCTAATTTGCCTTTGCTATTTAGAGGCATCATGTAAGAACAGTCCTAGCCAGAGCTTAACATTATAATAGAGATTCAGACACCGCCCTCACCGACGGGGATACCCTCAAAGCCACAGTGCGCGATCGCTCTGGTTGTTTGCGGCTTACTCAACCGAAAGAACCGTTTCAATTAAGCGCTGTTCGATATCTTGCACGACGGGCGTTGTGTCATCAACAATGCCGATATCTGTGTTGATTTGGAACGCGATCGCAACATCATGATCGGGATAGTAACGGAGGCTGGAACTGTATCCGGGAATCCAGCCGCCATGACCATAAATGGGGCCAAAGGGACTGGTGCGATAGATGCCAACCCCGCTTCCATATTGGATATCCCCGTCGGGGCTAATCGAGACGGCATTCAGCAAATCATTTAGATAAGAACCAGACATGGCGTTACCGCCAAATAATGCGGCTCCCCACCTCGCCAAAT comes from the Coleofasciculus chthonoplastes PCC 7420 genome and includes:
- a CDS encoding vWA domain-containing protein — its product is MKASYTLSQSLIAADSPSTVDLLITFQGSESSQQTSSRRPLNLSLVLDRSGSMAGAPLRYAIQAAQNLIDYLTADDFVSVVIYDDTAEVIIPPQLVGDQAALKAKIGKIRARGCTNLSGGWLLGCSQVQANQSPERINRVLLLTDGLANYGIKDPQVLTKTALEKAEADIVTTTLGFGNYFNEDLLINMANAARGNFYFIQSPDDASQVFEIEMESLVSVVAQNLRVRLQPEEFVKVGEILNNYRFSQVGNTIEVVLGDVYGVEQKPLAIPLTVSPRSQSGMTTIATVTYDYQTIVEGSIQDISNQFSITLTVGSEAEAKNIQPDPQVLEQTSQLRIAKLKDEAVSLADKGDFQQAVVKLRETIEELKRKTLDEFFDIAEEIAQLDYYAQCLENRRFDRAIRKEMRDQSYQTQTRDREDLKFRGTTTGAASGLEVTTNPDSGVLVKCERVGGKLRVRVISEGYNPDLNVQFPRSIREQGVTYVVDEITPSANGTFYRASGNIRRLVKPGEEKASTQKTRQAKQLQTAKAQGTAADLET
- a CDS encoding EamA family transporter — protein: MKVRGYDDLESKWRGVCQSNQLLFQLPGVYCLIIALLSLSEGRSLKPANAPNWDAPIKNDEFHRLSIFKTLKLNGTDCYAGGQCPPYDIFRFRRSKNAYFSAITLKLSMTWFIFATLTAVFESLKDVTSKHGLKTINVYIVSWSLIVFTLPLLLPLLFFINTPELGNRFGLALLVGGSLNVISMILYIKAIKVSDLSITVPLITFTPLFLLVTSPLIVQEYPTIMDAIGMVLIVAGSYILNLKEKKQGYLAPFKSLFREKGPKLMILVAFIWSITSNVDKVGVQNSSPTFWAIANYSFIATAMTPIMLYKAYDRLTQIRQNFISLVPIGLFHGAAVLFQMQAIDMTLVAHVISVKRMSALLSVLMGHLIFQEKGIKERSLGAAIMIFGVVLITL
- a CDS encoding SH3 domain-containing protein; the protein is VRSDPASFRDNVITYLTREQVPITGKQTKGGWIEIKLPNQGLAWAHRQVILDEEDIDSCMFEQGMTIELVPDIPPPPDFVYDDDDD
- a CDS encoding caspase family protein; translation: MKIALLIGVSEYGYGFHPVPGAVNAVEAMQRVLQYSFDEIETLINPNPPVMRETIETLLSKRDEEDVVLLFFSGQCIQDYNDTVYLGTGITATRMTDDNSLKELVKATVVPAGLIQDLLSNSPCPQNIVIIDGYCSNILDWEITANDYNQVGLKQQMTGEKWALLSCFSSIPYFNQSEQSQPSDYTRYLIEGLATGLADRNHDDWICVKELHDYVSQQLKIVAPALKPRLYASEPYQAIALSQVPLNRLTLKYRKEAQRWIRGGEISVGGRSALDTLAQSLHLTPADCAAIEAQVLTPYREYQEKLQRYKKAFREVFRADNSLNPKSRKLLKDLQQSLGLKDQDIKDTEQIILYQKQSRQTSQSNPDSNRDVERTGGTEIRESLSRRSVSLIRDQRDQEETTDVSTPMEVSPQSVEPTEPTVSASAPGEVSPPAEESLPPTQPVDSPAPPIPPSTPTEESPQLEDTFPPNQPVDSPAPPVSASTPPEVPSPQQESAIAPSSTFDSINPEQTQESTASNGNQPDRLPLKPNSIPEWYMQTPEEPETEPTSGVQVSSNLSNFLNPEPTVSKSSNKLLLWAGIGG